From Streptomyces sp. NBC_00775, one genomic window encodes:
- the nuoN gene encoding NADH-quinone oxidoreductase subunit NuoN produces MSAAAVHSLWTTAADPISKIDAPKIEYGQLSPTLIVIGAAIVGVLIEAFVPRKSRYYAQVFVAVVALAAAFAAVVALAAGGYGTTKAHIAAMGAIAVDGPALFLQGTILLAGLLGVFTFAERRLDPEAHGNRVDSFAAQAASVPGSDSEKAAVKAGFTTTEVFPLLLFAISGMLVFPSANDLLTLFIALEVFSLPLYLLCAVARRKRLLSQEAAVKYFLLGAFASAFTLFGIALLYGYAGSVSYATIAQVVDGTVQNVDPALAGTMGNDVLLLIGVAMVVMGLLFKVGAVPFHMWTPDVYQGAPTPVTGFMAAATKVAAFGALLRLLYVVLPGLRWDWRPVMWAVAVVTMLGGAIVAITQTDIKRLLAYSSIAHAGFILAGVIATSPDGVSSVLFYLAAYSFVTIGAFAVVTLVRDAGGEATHLSKWAGLGRRSPLVAAVFAVFLLSFAGIPLTSGFAGKFAVFKAAAEGGAAPLVVVGVISSAIAAFFYIRVIVLMFFSEPRPEGPTVAVPSPLTMTAIGVGVAVTLVLGVAPQYFLDLAGQAGVFVR; encoded by the coding sequence GTGAGCGCAGCAGCCGTCCACAGCCTGTGGACAACCGCGGCCGACCCGATCTCCAAGATCGACGCGCCGAAGATCGAATACGGGCAATTGTCGCCCACCTTGATCGTCATTGGTGCGGCGATCGTCGGGGTGCTGATCGAGGCGTTCGTGCCGCGCAAGTCGCGCTACTACGCCCAGGTGTTCGTCGCCGTCGTCGCACTCGCCGCCGCGTTCGCCGCGGTCGTCGCGCTCGCGGCGGGCGGATACGGCACGACGAAGGCGCACATCGCGGCGATGGGCGCGATCGCCGTCGACGGACCTGCCCTGTTCCTCCAGGGCACGATCCTCCTGGCCGGACTGCTCGGCGTGTTCACCTTCGCCGAGCGACGCCTCGACCCGGAGGCGCACGGAAACCGCGTCGACTCGTTCGCCGCTCAGGCCGCGTCCGTGCCCGGCAGCGACAGCGAGAAGGCCGCCGTGAAGGCCGGGTTCACCACCACCGAGGTGTTCCCGCTCCTGCTCTTCGCGATCAGCGGCATGCTGGTCTTCCCGTCGGCCAACGACCTGCTGACGCTGTTCATCGCGCTGGAGGTCTTCTCGCTCCCGCTCTACCTCCTGTGCGCCGTGGCCCGCCGCAAGCGGCTCCTGTCGCAGGAGGCCGCGGTGAAGTACTTCCTGCTCGGCGCGTTCGCCTCCGCGTTCACGCTCTTCGGCATCGCCCTGCTGTACGGGTACGCGGGCTCGGTGTCGTACGCGACGATCGCGCAGGTCGTCGACGGCACCGTCCAGAACGTCGACCCGGCGCTCGCCGGCACCATGGGCAACGACGTACTGCTGCTCATCGGCGTCGCCATGGTCGTCATGGGCCTGCTCTTCAAGGTCGGCGCGGTGCCGTTCCACATGTGGACGCCGGACGTCTACCAGGGCGCGCCGACACCGGTCACCGGCTTCATGGCGGCGGCGACGAAGGTGGCCGCCTTCGGCGCGCTGCTGCGTCTGCTGTACGTCGTCCTGCCGGGCCTGCGCTGGGACTGGCGGCCGGTCATGTGGGCCGTCGCGGTCGTCACCATGCTGGGCGGCGCGATCGTGGCGATCACCCAGACCGACATCAAGCGGCTCCTGGCGTACTCGTCGATCGCGCACGCGGGCTTCATCCTCGCGGGTGTCATCGCGACCTCGCCGGACGGTGTCTCGTCGGTGCTCTTCTACCTGGCCGCGTACTCGTTCGTCACGATCGGCGCCTTCGCCGTCGTGACGCTCGTACGGGACGCGGGGGGCGAGGCCACGCACCTGTCCAAGTGGGCCGGTCTCGGGCGCAGGTCCCCGCTGGTGGCGGCCGTCTTCGCGGTCTTCCTGCTGTCCTTCGCGGGCATCCCGCTGACCTCCGGTTTCGCCGGAAAGTTCGCCGTGTTCAAGGCGGCGGCGGAGGGCGGCGCGGCCCCGCTGGTCGTGGTCGGTGTGATCTCCTCGGCGATCGCGGCGTTCTTCTACATCCGGGTGATCGTGCTCATGTTCTTCAGTGAGCCGCGGCCGGAGGGCCCGACGGTCGCCGTGCCGTCGCCGCTGACCATGACGGCGATCGGGGTGGGCGTGGCGGTCACGCTGGTACTGGGTGTGGCGCCGCAGTACTTCCTGGATCTGGCAGGGCAGGCGGGGGTCTTCGTCCGCTGA
- a CDS encoding NADH-quinone oxidoreductase subunit M, translating to MSFPLLTATAALPALGAIATAAVPAAQRVAAKWLALLVSLGTLVLAAVTLVRFDPGGDRYQLTESHSWIKDFGVQYELGVDGIGVALVALTALLIPFIILAGWHDADPHETGNKRWRPTQGFFALILAVEAMVIISFEATDVFLFYIFFEAMLIPMYFLIGGFGDKAHEHGDEVAATQRSYAAVKFLLYNLVGGLIMLAAVIGLYVVAGNFSLPEIVQARANGSLHMATSTERWLFLGFFFAFAVKAPLWPLHTWLPNAMGEATAPVAVLITAVVDKVGTFAMLRFCLGLFPEASKWATPVILVLALISIVYGALLAVGQRDIKRLVAYASISHFGFIILGIFAMTSQGQSGATLYMVNHGISTAALMLVAGFLISRRGSRLIADYGGVQKVAPVLAGTFLIGGLATLSLPGLAPFVSEFLVLVGTFTRYPVVGIIATFGIVLAALYTLVLYQRTMTGPVKAEVAEMPDLRVRELLVVAPLIALLIFLGVYPKPVTDIVNPAVQQTMSDVHKTDPKPEVEAAK from the coding sequence ATGTCCTTTCCACTGCTGACAGCGACGGCGGCGCTCCCGGCCCTCGGGGCGATCGCCACGGCCGCCGTGCCGGCCGCGCAGCGCGTCGCCGCCAAGTGGCTGGCGCTGCTGGTCTCGCTCGGCACCCTGGTGCTCGCGGCCGTGACCCTGGTGCGCTTCGATCCCGGCGGCGACCGCTACCAGCTCACTGAATCCCACTCCTGGATCAAGGACTTCGGGGTGCAGTACGAGTTGGGGGTGGACGGCATCGGGGTGGCGCTCGTCGCGCTGACCGCCCTGCTGATCCCGTTCATCATCCTGGCGGGCTGGCACGACGCCGACCCGCACGAGACCGGCAACAAGAGGTGGCGGCCGACGCAGGGCTTCTTCGCCCTGATCCTGGCCGTCGAGGCGATGGTGATCATCTCCTTCGAGGCCACCGACGTCTTCCTCTTCTACATCTTCTTCGAAGCCATGCTGATCCCGATGTACTTCCTCATCGGCGGCTTCGGGGACAAGGCCCACGAACACGGCGACGAAGTGGCGGCCACACAACGGTCGTACGCCGCGGTGAAGTTCCTCCTCTACAACCTGGTCGGCGGTCTGATCATGCTGGCCGCCGTCATCGGCCTCTACGTGGTCGCCGGGAACTTCTCGCTTCCGGAGATCGTGCAGGCCCGCGCCAACGGCTCGCTGCACATGGCGACCAGCACGGAGCGGTGGCTGTTCCTCGGCTTCTTCTTCGCGTTCGCGGTGAAGGCGCCCCTGTGGCCGCTGCACACCTGGCTGCCCAACGCCATGGGTGAGGCCACCGCCCCGGTCGCCGTACTGATCACGGCGGTGGTCGACAAGGTCGGCACCTTCGCGATGCTCCGCTTCTGCCTCGGGCTGTTCCCGGAGGCCAGCAAGTGGGCGACGCCGGTCATCCTCGTACTCGCCCTGATCAGCATCGTCTACGGGGCGCTGCTCGCGGTCGGCCAGCGGGACATCAAGCGCCTGGTCGCGTACGCGTCGATCTCGCACTTCGGGTTCATCATCCTGGGCATCTTCGCGATGACCAGCCAGGGCCAGTCGGGCGCGACGCTCTACATGGTCAACCACGGGATCTCGACCGCCGCCCTGATGCTGGTGGCGGGCTTCCTGATCTCGCGGCGCGGCTCGCGTCTGATCGCCGACTACGGAGGGGTGCAGAAAGTCGCCCCGGTACTCGCCGGCACCTTCCTGATCGGTGGCCTCGCGACCCTCTCGCTCCCCGGGCTCGCGCCCTTCGTGAGTGAATTCCTCGTCCTGGTCGGCACGTTCACGCGCTACCCGGTCGTCGGCATCATCGCCACCTTCGGCATCGTCCTCGCCGCGCTCTACACGCTCGTCCTCTACCAGCGGACGATGACGGGCCCGGTGAAGGCGGAGGTCGCCGAGATGCCCGACCTCAGGGTGCGGGAGCTCCTGGTGGTCGCTCCGCTGATCGCACTGCTGATCTTCCTGGGCGTCTATCCGAAGCCGGTCACCGACATTGTCAACCCGGCGGTCCAGCAAACCATGTCAGACGTACACAAGACGGACCCCAAGCCCGAGGTGGAGGCGGCCAAGTGA
- the nuoL gene encoding NADH-quinone oxidoreductase subunit L, producing the protein MENLIALLVAAPLLGAAVLLCGGRRLDAVGHWIGTALAATSFVIGVVLFADMLGKSAGERTLTQHLYSWIAVGNFQADVGFQLDQLSMTFVLLITGVGSLIHLYSVGYMEHDERKRRFFGYLNLFLAAMLLLVLADNYLLLYVGWEGVGLASYLLIGFWQHKPSAATAAKKAFLVNRVGDMGLSIAIMLMFTTFGTFAFGPVLGTEEHPGLVTDATEGKLTAVGLMLLLAACGKSAQVPLQSWLGDAMEGPTPVSALIHAATMVTAGVYLIVRSGAVFNAAPDAQLVVTVVGAVTLLFGAIVGCAKDDIKKALAGSTMSQIGYMVLAAGLGPIGYVWAIMHLVTHGFFKAGLFLGAGSVMHGMNDEVDMRKYGGLRKYMPITFVTFGLGYLAIIGFPYLSGFFSKDKIIEAAFAKGGTEGWILGGAALLGAAITAYYMTRVMIMTFFGEKRWQPDAEGHGPHPHESPRSMTIPMIVLAFGSVFAGGFFSIGDRFLNWLEPVTGHSEGDSPVSALTVTLATMALLVVGAGIAYAQYGRSPVPVVAPRGSLLTRAARRDLLQDDFNHVVLVRGGEHLTRSLVYVDHTLVDGVVNGTAASMGGLSGRLRKLQNGYVRSYAVSMFGGVAILIAATLLMRAV; encoded by the coding sequence GTGGAGAACCTGATTGCGCTGCTGGTAGCGGCGCCTCTGCTCGGAGCGGCCGTACTGCTGTGCGGCGGAAGGCGGCTTGATGCCGTCGGCCACTGGATCGGTACCGCGCTCGCGGCCACCTCCTTCGTGATCGGCGTCGTGCTCTTCGCCGACATGCTGGGGAAGAGCGCCGGGGAACGGACCCTGACGCAGCACCTGTACAGCTGGATCGCCGTCGGAAACTTCCAGGCGGACGTCGGCTTCCAGCTCGACCAGCTGTCGATGACCTTCGTCCTGCTGATCACCGGCGTCGGCTCGCTGATCCACCTGTACTCGGTCGGGTACATGGAGCACGACGAGCGCAAGCGCCGCTTCTTCGGCTATCTGAACCTGTTCCTCGCGGCGATGCTGCTGCTCGTCCTCGCCGACAACTACCTGCTGTTGTACGTCGGCTGGGAGGGCGTGGGCCTCGCCTCGTACCTGCTCATCGGCTTCTGGCAGCACAAGCCCAGCGCCGCCACCGCCGCGAAGAAGGCCTTCCTGGTCAACCGCGTCGGCGACATGGGCCTGTCCATCGCCATCATGCTGATGTTCACGACCTTCGGGACCTTCGCCTTCGGGCCGGTGCTCGGCACCGAGGAGCACCCGGGGCTGGTCACAGACGCCACCGAGGGCAAGCTGACCGCCGTCGGCCTGATGCTGCTGCTCGCCGCCTGCGGCAAGTCCGCCCAGGTGCCGCTGCAGTCCTGGCTCGGGGACGCGATGGAGGGCCCGACCCCGGTCTCGGCCCTCATCCACGCCGCGACCATGGTGACCGCGGGTGTGTACCTGATCGTCCGCTCGGGCGCGGTCTTCAACGCGGCGCCCGACGCGCAGCTCGTCGTCACCGTGGTCGGCGCCGTCACGCTCCTCTTCGGTGCGATCGTCGGTTGCGCGAAGGACGACATCAAGAAGGCGCTCGCCGGCTCGACCATGTCGCAGATCGGCTACATGGTGCTGGCCGCGGGCCTCGGCCCCATCGGCTACGTCTGGGCGATCATGCACCTGGTGACGCACGGCTTCTTCAAGGCCGGGCTCTTCCTCGGCGCCGGTTCGGTCATGCACGGCATGAACGACGAAGTCGACATGCGGAAGTACGGCGGCCTTCGGAAGTACATGCCGATCACCTTCGTCACCTTCGGCCTCGGCTACCTCGCCATCATCGGCTTCCCGTACTTGTCCGGCTTCTTCTCCAAGGACAAGATCATCGAGGCGGCCTTCGCCAAGGGCGGCACCGAGGGCTGGATCCTCGGCGGCGCGGCCCTGCTGGGCGCGGCCATCACGGCGTACTACATGACGCGCGTGATGATCATGACCTTCTTCGGCGAGAAGCGCTGGCAGCCGGACGCGGAGGGCCATGGGCCGCACCCGCACGAGTCCCCGAGGTCCATGACGATCCCCATGATCGTGCTGGCCTTCGGATCGGTCTTCGCGGGCGGTTTCTTCAGCATCGGCGACCGCTTCCTGAACTGGCTGGAGCCGGTCACCGGGCACTCGGAGGGCGACTCGCCCGTCAGCGCCCTCACGGTCACGCTGGCCACGATGGCGCTGCTCGTCGTCGGCGCCGGAATCGCGTACGCCCAGTACGGGCGCAGTCCCGTCCCGGTCGTCGCCCCGCGCGGCTCCCTGCTCACCCGGGCCGCCCGGCGCGACCTGCTCCAGGACGACTTCAACCACGTCGTGCTGGTGCGCGGCGGTGAGCACCTCACGCGCTCCCTGGTCTACGTCGACCACACCCTGGTCGACGGGGTCGTCAACGGCACGGCGGCCTCGATGGGCGGCCTCTCCGGGCGGCTGCGCAAGCTGCAGAACGGCTATGTGCGCAGTTACGCGGTCTCGATGTTCGGCGGTGTGGCGATCCTCATCGCCGCGACCCTGCTGATGAGGGCGGTCTGA
- the nuoK gene encoding NADH-quinone oxidoreductase subunit NuoK: MNPVNYLYLAALLFTIGATGVLIRRNAIVVFMCVELMLNACNLAFVVFSRMHGNLDGQIIAFFTMVVAAAEVVVGLAIIVSLFRSRHSASVDDASLMKL, from the coding sequence GTGAACCCGGTCAACTACCTCTATCTCGCCGCCCTGTTGTTCACGATCGGTGCCACCGGCGTACTGATCAGGCGGAACGCGATCGTGGTGTTCATGTGCGTCGAGCTCATGCTCAACGCCTGCAACCTCGCGTTCGTGGTCTTCTCCCGTATGCACGGCAATCTCGACGGCCAGATCATCGCCTTCTTCACGATGGTCGTCGCCGCCGCGGAGGTCGTGGTCGGGCTCGCGATCATCGTGTCGCTGTTCCGTTCCCGCCACTCGGCCTCGGTCGACGACGCCAGCCTGATGAAGCTGTAA
- a CDS encoding NADH-quinone oxidoreductase subunit J encodes MSNLAAYSTSTGEAFQFWVLGTVAVIGALCTVFMKKSVHSALCLAGTMIVLAVFYLANGAYFLGVVQIVVYTGAIMMLFLFVVMLVGVTAADSLKETIKGQRWLALVCGLGFGVLLIAGIGNASIKDFNGLGKANANGNVEGLAALIFTKYVFAFEITGALLITAAVGAMVLTHRERTERAKTQRELSEQRVREGKHVPPLPAPGVYARHNAVDIAGLLPDGTPSELTVNKTLRERGQIRDVSSEALSDLKALEQRAEERLERAKPEEASK; translated from the coding sequence ATGAGCAATCTGGCCGCCTACTCCACCTCCACCGGAGAGGCCTTCCAGTTCTGGGTCCTCGGCACTGTCGCCGTGATCGGCGCCCTGTGCACCGTCTTCATGAAGAAGTCCGTGCACAGCGCACTGTGCCTCGCCGGGACCATGATCGTCCTAGCGGTGTTCTACCTCGCCAACGGCGCGTACTTCCTGGGCGTCGTGCAGATCGTCGTCTACACCGGCGCGATCATGATGCTGTTCCTGTTCGTGGTCATGCTCGTCGGTGTCACCGCGGCGGACTCCCTGAAGGAGACCATCAAGGGCCAGCGCTGGCTGGCCCTGGTGTGCGGCCTCGGTTTCGGCGTCCTGCTGATCGCGGGCATCGGCAACGCGTCCATCAAGGACTTCAACGGCCTGGGCAAGGCGAACGCGAACGGCAATGTGGAGGGCCTCGCCGCCCTCATCTTCACGAAGTACGTGTTCGCCTTCGAAATCACCGGTGCTCTGCTCATCACGGCCGCCGTCGGCGCCATGGTGCTCACGCACCGCGAGCGCACCGAGCGCGCCAAGACCCAGCGCGAGCTGTCCGAGCAGCGCGTACGGGAGGGCAAGCACGTACCGCCGCTCCCGGCGCCCGGTGTCTACGCCCGGCACAACGCGGTGGACATCGCGGGCCTCCTCCCGGACGGCACCCCGTCCGAGCTGACCGTCAACAAGACGCTGCGGGAGCGCGGCCAGATCCGGGACGTGTCCTCCGAGGCGCTGAGCGATCTGAAGGCCCTGGAGCAGCGCGCCGAGGAGCGTCTGGAGCGCGCGAAGCCGGAGGAGGCGTCCAAGTGA
- the nuoI gene encoding NADH-quinone oxidoreductase subunit NuoI: MAEEPKETGQTKPGFQNPVAGFGVTFKAMFKKRLTEQYPEQQKTTAPRFHGRHQLNRHPDGLEKCVGCELCAWACPADAIYVEGADNTDEERYSPGERYGRVYQINYARCILCGLCIEACPTRALTMTNEFELADSSRANLIYTKEQLLAGLEEGMVDTPHSIFPGTDEQDYYRGLVTEAAPGTVRQVAVSKGEQPAGEEVEA; encoded by the coding sequence ATGGCTGAGGAGCCGAAGGAGACCGGGCAGACGAAGCCTGGCTTCCAGAACCCCGTCGCCGGCTTCGGCGTGACCTTCAAGGCCATGTTCAAGAAGCGGCTGACCGAGCAGTACCCGGAGCAGCAGAAGACCACGGCCCCGCGGTTCCACGGCCGGCACCAGCTCAACCGCCATCCGGACGGCCTGGAGAAGTGCGTCGGCTGCGAGCTGTGCGCCTGGGCCTGTCCGGCGGACGCCATCTATGTGGAGGGCGCGGACAACACCGACGAGGAGCGCTACTCGCCGGGCGAGCGGTACGGCCGCGTCTACCAGATCAACTACGCCCGCTGCATTCTGTGCGGCCTGTGCATCGAGGCGTGCCCCACGCGCGCGTTGACGATGACGAACGAGTTCGAGCTGGCCGACTCGAGCCGCGCCAACCTCATCTACACCAAGGAGCAGCTGCTCGCCGGTCTCGAAGAGGGCATGGTCGACACACCGCACTCGATCTTCCCCGGCACGGACGAGCAGGACTACTACCGGGGCCTGGTGACCGAGGCGGCACCCGGCACGGTGCGCCAAGTCGCTGTCTCCAAGGGCGAGCAGCCCGCTGGAGAGGAGGTGGAGGCATGA
- the nuoH gene encoding NADH-quinone oxidoreductase subunit NuoH, giving the protein MSPYLAAEDLSMFGRDPWWLVVIKAVFCFAFLMVTVLFSIVWERKVVAWMQLRIGPNRHGPWGMLQSLADGVKLMLKEDVIVKRADKVVYVLAPIVAAIPAFMAIAVIPFGPADNEISIFGQRTTMQLTDLPIAMLYILAVASVGIYGIVLAGWSSGSTYPLLGGLRSCAQMISYEIAMGAAFASVFLYSGSMSTSTIVEQQHDRWYIILLPVSFVIYIITMVGETNRAPFDMPESEGDLVGGFNTEYSSIKFALFMLAEYVNMVTVSAVSTTLFLGGWRAPWPISTFWEGANHGWWPMAWFVLKVQLLLFFFIWLRGTLPRVRYDQLMKLGWKVLIPVSVVWLMLVATVRTLRNENYDFADIALYVGGGVLALLLLSFAADIFRDKQGAQEAPAEPAAFDPMAGGFPVPPLPGQELPPVPRRRPRRERELIVSGGSDTASDGSIGGSRDGKEGSDG; this is encoded by the coding sequence ATGAGCCCGTACCTCGCCGCTGAAGACCTCTCCATGTTCGGCCGCGACCCCTGGTGGCTGGTCGTCATCAAGGCGGTCTTCTGCTTCGCCTTCCTGATGGTGACCGTGCTGTTCTCCATCGTGTGGGAGCGCAAGGTCGTCGCCTGGATGCAGCTGCGCATCGGCCCCAACCGGCACGGCCCCTGGGGGATGCTCCAGTCGCTCGCCGACGGCGTCAAACTGATGCTCAAGGAAGACGTCATCGTCAAACGCGCGGACAAGGTGGTCTACGTCCTCGCGCCGATCGTCGCGGCCATCCCGGCCTTCATGGCGATCGCGGTGATCCCCTTCGGGCCCGCCGACAACGAGATCTCGATCTTCGGGCAGCGCACCACGATGCAGCTCACCGACCTGCCGATCGCGATGCTCTACATCCTCGCGGTCGCCTCGGTGGGCATCTACGGGATCGTGCTGGCCGGCTGGAGTTCTGGATCCACCTATCCGCTGCTGGGTGGCCTGCGGTCCTGCGCGCAGATGATCTCCTACGAGATCGCCATGGGCGCCGCCTTCGCCTCGGTGTTCCTCTACTCCGGGTCGATGTCGACCTCGACGATCGTCGAGCAGCAGCACGACCGCTGGTACATCATCCTGCTGCCGGTCTCCTTCGTGATCTACATCATCACGATGGTCGGCGAGACCAACCGCGCCCCCTTCGACATGCCGGAGTCCGAGGGCGACCTGGTCGGCGGCTTCAACACCGAGTACTCGTCCATCAAGTTCGCGCTGTTCATGCTCGCCGAGTACGTGAACATGGTGACGGTCTCGGCCGTGTCGACCACGCTCTTCCTGGGCGGCTGGCGGGCCCCCTGGCCGATCAGCACCTTCTGGGAGGGCGCCAACCACGGCTGGTGGCCGATGGCCTGGTTCGTGCTGAAGGTGCAGCTGCTGCTGTTCTTCTTCATCTGGCTGCGCGGCACGCTCCCGCGCGTCCGCTACGACCAGCTGATGAAGCTCGGCTGGAAGGTCCTCATCCCGGTCTCCGTGGTCTGGCTCATGCTCGTCGCGACCGTACGGACGCTGCGGAACGAGAACTACGACTTCGCGGACATCGCCCTGTACGTCGGTGGAGGCGTCCTCGCCTTGCTGCTGCTGTCGTTCGCCGCGGACATCTTCCGCGACAAGCAGGGCGCTCAGGAGGCGCCCGCCGAACCCGCCGCCTTCGACCCGATGGCCGGTGGATTCCCGGTACCGCCGCTGCCGGGACAGGAGCTGCCGCCGGTGCCGCGGCGCCGCCCGCGCCGCGAGCGGGAGCTGATTGTCAGTGGTGGGTCCGATACTGCGAGTGACGGATCAATTGGCGGATCTCGTGACGGAAAGGAGGGGTCCGATGGCTGA
- a CDS encoding NADH-quinone oxidoreductase subunit G, translating to MTVTTSAPSGGGEAAVPREDLVSLTIDGVEISVPKGTLVIRAAEQLGIEIPRFCDHPLLDPAGACRQCIVEVEGQRKPMASCTITCTDGMVVKTHLTSPAAEKAQKGVMELLLINHPLDCPVCDKGGECPLQNQAMSHGHSESRFEGRKRTYEKPVPISTQVLLDRERCVLCARCTRFSNQIAGDPMIELLERGALQQVGTGEGDPFESYFSGNTIQICPVGALTSAAYRFRSRPFDLISSHSVCEHCSGGCATRTDHRRGKVMRRLAAPDPEVNEEWLCDKGRFGFRYAQQRDRLDTPLVRNADGVLEPASWPEALEAAAEGLLAARGRTGVLTGGRLTVEDAYAYSKFARVALDTNDIDFRARVHSAEEADFLAARVAGRGRDLDGTGVTYTSLEKAPAVLLVGFESEEEAPGVFLRLRKAWRGHGQKTFSLATYATRGLEKAGGTLLPAAPGTETEWLDALASGVGLEGDGAKASEALRAEGAVIVVGERLAAVAGGLTAAVRATSATGAHLVWIPRRAGERGAIEAGALPSLLPGGRPATDPRARDEVAAAWGVSELPHRYGRDTGQIVEAAAGGELRALLVAGVEIADLPDPARARRALSEVGFLVSLELRPGEVTEHADVVLPVAAVAEKPGTFLNWEGRVRLFEAALKPDQMTRRLAPTDARVLQMLADAMDVHLGLPDLRTTRGELDRLGAWDGPRATEPLEVAAQLPRPAAGEAVLAGHRMLLDQGRLQEGDDALAGTRHAARARVSAATAAEAGVKNGDVLAVTGPSGVVELPLEITEMPDRVVWLPLNSTGGGVASDTGALPGALVRIGPATLAAEAPKEVEA from the coding sequence ATGACAGTGACCACCAGCGCTCCCTCCGGAGGCGGGGAGGCGGCGGTCCCGCGGGAAGATCTCGTCTCGCTGACGATCGACGGCGTGGAGATCAGCGTGCCCAAGGGCACCCTGGTCATCCGGGCCGCCGAACAACTCGGCATCGAGATCCCCCGGTTCTGCGACCATCCGCTGCTCGACCCGGCCGGCGCCTGCCGCCAGTGCATCGTCGAGGTCGAGGGCCAGCGCAAGCCCATGGCGTCCTGCACGATCACCTGTACGGACGGGATGGTCGTCAAGACCCACCTCACCTCGCCCGCCGCCGAAAAGGCCCAGAAGGGTGTGATGGAGCTCCTGCTCATCAACCACCCGCTGGACTGCCCGGTCTGCGACAAGGGCGGCGAGTGCCCGCTGCAGAACCAGGCCATGTCGCACGGCCACTCCGAGTCCCGCTTCGAGGGCAGGAAGCGGACGTACGAGAAGCCGGTCCCGATCTCCACCCAGGTGCTGCTCGACCGCGAACGATGTGTGCTGTGCGCCCGCTGCACCCGGTTCTCCAACCAGATCGCCGGCGACCCGATGATCGAGCTGCTCGAGCGGGGCGCGCTCCAGCAGGTCGGCACCGGCGAGGGCGACCCCTTCGAGTCGTACTTCTCCGGGAACACCATCCAGATCTGCCCGGTCGGTGCGCTGACGTCGGCGGCGTATCGCTTCCGCTCGCGCCCCTTCGACCTCATCTCCTCGCACTCCGTGTGCGAACACTGCTCCGGCGGCTGCGCCACCCGCACCGACCACCGGCGCGGCAAGGTCATGCGCCGCCTCGCCGCTCCCGACCCGGAGGTCAACGAGGAGTGGCTCTGCGACAAGGGGCGGTTCGGGTTCCGCTACGCGCAGCAGCGGGACCGCCTGGACACGCCTCTCGTCCGCAACGCCGACGGTGTCCTTGAACCCGCCTCCTGGCCGGAGGCGCTCGAAGCGGCGGCCGAAGGGCTGCTGGCGGCCCGCGGCAGGACCGGCGTCCTGACCGGTGGCCGGCTCACCGTCGAAGACGCCTACGCCTACAGCAAGTTCGCGCGCGTGGCCCTCGACACGAACGACATCGACTTCCGCGCGCGCGTGCACAGCGCCGAGGAGGCCGACTTCCTGGCCGCCCGGGTCGCCGGACGCGGTCGGGACCTCGACGGTACGGGCGTCACGTACACCTCTCTGGAGAAGGCGCCCGCCGTTCTGCTCGTCGGGTTCGAGTCCGAGGAGGAGGCCCCCGGCGTCTTCCTGCGGCTGCGCAAGGCGTGGCGGGGGCACGGGCAGAAGACCTTCTCGCTCGCCACGTACGCGACGCGCGGCCTGGAGAAGGCGGGCGGCACGCTGCTGCCCGCCGCTCCCGGCACCGAGACCGAGTGGCTGGACGCCCTCGCGAGCGGCGTCGGCCTGGAGGGCGACGGCGCCAAAGCCTCCGAGGCCCTGCGCGCCGAAGGCGCCGTGATCGTCGTGGGCGAGCGCCTAGCCGCGGTGGCGGGCGGGCTCACCGCCGCCGTACGGGCCACGTCCGCGACCGGCGCCCACCTGGTGTGGATTCCGCGCCGGGCCGGGGAGCGCGGCGCGATCGAGGCGGGCGCGCTGCCTTCGCTGCTGCCGGGCGGACGTCCGGCCACCGACCCGCGCGCGCGGGACGAGGTCGCGGCCGCCTGGGGCGTCTCCGAACTCCCGCACCGCTACGGACGCGACACCGGCCAGATCGTCGAGGCCGCCGCCGGGGGCGAACTGCGGGCCCTGCTGGTCGCCGGCGTGGAGATCGCCGACCTTCCGGACCCGGCACGCGCGCGTAGGGCACTGTCCGAAGTGGGCTTCCTGGTGTCGCTGGAACTGCGCCCCGGCGAGGTCACCGAGCACGCCGACGTCGTCCTTCCGGTCGCCGCGGTCGCCGAGAAGCCGGGCACCTTCCTCAACTGGGAAGGCCGGGTCCGCCTCTTCGAGGCGGCACTCAAGCCGGACCAGATGACCCGTCGCCTGGCGCCCACCGACGCGCGCGTCCTGCAGATGCTCGCCGACGCCATGGACGTACACCTGGGTCTGCCGGACCTGCGCACCACGCGCGGGGAACTGGACCGGCTCGGCGCCTGGGACGGACCGCGGGCCACCGAACCCCTGGAGGTGGCGGCCCAGTTGCCGCGTCCCGCCGCCGGAGAGGCCGTACTGGCAGGCCACCGGATGCTGCTCGACCAGGGCCGCCTCCAGGAGGGCGACGACGCGCTCGCCGGGACCCGGCACGCCGCACGCGCGCGTGTGTCGGCCGCCACGGCCGCCGAGGCCGGCGTCAAGAACGGCGACGTCCTCGCCGTGACCGGCCCCTCCGGAGTGGTCGAACTCCCGCTGGAGATCACCGAGATGCCCGACCGCGTGGTCTGGCTCCCGCTGAACTCCACCGGAGGGGGCGTCGCCTCCGACACCGGGGCGCTGCCCGGCGCACTCGTCCGCATCGGCCCGGCGACCCTCGCCGCCGAGGCCCCCAAGGAGGTGGAGGCATGA